The genomic interval AAACTTTCATTTACTCTTGGAATACGGTATTTTGGCGAGTAAGCGGGATCCTTTCGATCCAACGGAAAAAGCCTTGAAACAGGTGGGCGAATATTATCTTGCCCATACGGAACACCTGCACGAGAATTGGACGCTCATCCGCGAATATCCCTTGTCGCCGGAATTGCTCGCCTTATCCCATGTCTGGCGTTCTCCGACGGGTACGGACTATGAAATTTCGGCGAAGGGAGCGCCCGAGGCGATCGCTGATTTGTGTCACCTCGGTGAAGTGGAGACGGCTGCGCTGCAAGAACAGGTCGCCCTCATGGCAGCGCGGGGACTGCGCGTGTTGGGCGTTGCCATGTCGCGCTTTTCGAAGCCGCAGCTGCCGGAAGAGCAACATGATTTCATATTTGAGTTTTTAGGGTTAATCGGTTTTGCCGATCCCATACGGACCGGTGTTTCCGAAGCGCTCGCCCAATGTGCTACGGCAGGGATACGGGTGATCATGATCACGGGCGATAATGCGGGCACCGCCTTAAGTATTGCGCGACAGATTGGCATGGACACAGCGGGAAAGCCAATTTTAGGCGCTGAATTGGACGCTATGAGTGATGAGGAGCTGGCGGAAGCTATCGATGATGTCTGTCTCTTTGCCCGGGCTGCGCCTGAACACAAATTGCGTATTGTCAACGCGTTGAAGTTGCGGGGCGAGATTGTCGCCATGACGGGTGACGGTGTGAATGACGCGCCTGCGCTGAAAGCGGCACATATTGGCATTGCTATGGGGGAGCGCGGCACGGATGTGGCACGCGAAGCGGCGGGGCTGGTTTTGCTCGACGATGACTTTTCGTCTATTGTAAAGGCGGTTCGGCTGGGACGGCGTATTTACGACAACATCCATAAGGCCGTTGTGTATATTCTTGCCGTACACGTTCCGATTATCGGCCTATCCATTGTGCCGGTGTTTAGAGAAAACATGCCGCTCCTCTTGTTCCCCATTCACGTTGTATTTTTAGAATTGATTATTGATCCTGCTTGCTCCCTCGTTTTTGAGGCGGAAGATGCTGAGTCGGGTATTATGGAGCGGCCGCCGCGTAACCCGGAGGCACGTCTCTTTAATTTCAATACGATTTTACTAAGTCTGATGCAGGGGCTCATTGTGTTGGCGGCGGTGCTGGGCGTCGTATTTTACGCGATTATACAACGCCACTCCGATGAGAACACGTGGCGCATGTTAGCCTTTGTGACCTTGGTTGTCTCGAATCTAGCACTCATTTTGACCAACCGCTTTTGGGATTGTACGTTGGTCGGTGCTTTGAAACGGCGCAATCCTGTGCTATGGTGGGTTATAGGCGGTGCGCTTCTAGGCCTTTGTTTTATTATGGGTGTTCCCTTCATGCGCGGTCTTTTTCATTTCAGCACACCGCGGCTCCCGGATTTACTGGTATGTTTTTGTGTTGGCTTTTTGTGTATTATTTGGTTTGAGATTTTGAAAGTAGTCGGGCAGCGTAAACGGCGCAAAGCCCTCTTAGATCGGATTTAATCCGAAGATCCCATGATGTTTATAATGAGGAAGAATCTATGAATCGACGTTTTGTGAA from Candidatus Hydrogenedentota bacterium carries:
- a CDS encoding cation-translocating P-type ATPase, which produces IFGLSMCALIVVVYGLTRGNTADSWMQGILAGLTLAMATLPEEFPVVLVVFLALGAWRISRSNVLTRTMPAVESLGAATVLCIDKTGTLTQNRMSVSSLYANGQHFEVADHAEGSELPENFHLLLEYGILASKRDPFDPTEKALKQVGEYYLAHTEHLHENWTLIREYPLSPELLALSHVWRSPTGTDYEISAKGAPEAIADLCHLGEVETAALQEQVALMAARGLRVLGVAMSRFSKPQLPEEQHDFIFEFLGLIGFADPIRTGVSEALAQCATAGIRVIMITGDNAGTALSIARQIGMDTAGKPILGAELDAMSDEELAEAIDDVCLFARAAPEHKLRIVNALKLRGEIVAMTGDGVNDAPALKAAHIGIAMGERGTDVAREAAGLVLLDDDFSSIVKAVRLGRRIYDNIHKAVVYILAVHVPIIGLSIVPVFRENMPLLLFPIHVVFLELIIDPACSLVFEAEDAESGIMERPPRNPEARLFNFNTILLSLMQGLIVLAAVLGVVFYAIIQRHSDENTWRMLAFVTLVVSNLALILTNRFWDCTLVGALKRRNPVLWWVIGGALLGLCFIMGVPFMRGLFHFSTPRLPDLLVCFCVGFLCIIWFEILKVVGQRKRRKALLDRI